One Spinacia oleracea cultivar Varoflay chromosome 4, BTI_SOV_V1, whole genome shotgun sequence DNA segment encodes these proteins:
- the LOC130459848 gene encoding uncharacterized protein, with protein sequence MEVQETHVQLLRTKQRVGVPLRFHVDLMRSYFDRLSLLGTPISERMAVSILLNSLHSGFGRFKQLYLSEPREETVAEFVHLVRKAEIILDCEPKDLLKARRRPFKKSGKSKGNAKSKQDKSTSSCLYCDGIGHYKRECPKLKEDQKNGTVVPSSGTKKK encoded by the exons atggaggtccaagaaacacatgttcagctccttcgcactaaacagagggtaggcgtcccactgaggttccatgtggatcttatgcgttcatactttgatcgcctaagtctactaggaacaccaataagcgaaaggatggcagtctctatcttgctcaattcactacacagtgggtttggtcgcttcaagcaactatacctaagtgaaccaagagaagaaacagttgcagaatttgttcaccttgtcagaaaggctgaaataatactggactgtgaacccaaagatttactcaaggctagaaggagaccgttcaagaaaagtggaaagtccaagggcaatgctaaatcaaagcaggacaagtccacatcaagctgtctttattgtgatggaataggccattacaaaagagaatgtccaaagctaaaggaagatcagaagaacggaacagtcgttccatcttcag ggactaagaagaagtag